In the Mycobacteriales bacterium genome, one interval contains:
- a CDS encoding MBL fold metallo-hydrolase yields MPLPNNPLRYVLVYALAHDDGLALIDAGWDTDTAWGALLDGIRTTGHQISDVTAVVATHVHPDHYGLAHRVRKASGAWVALHPADAELLDADADVGLPALVGAARELFASAGAPDLEVSPALIANAQDYLTPAEPPDRLLSDGQQLTFGGRSLTVIHTPGHTPGHVCLHDRTDELLFTGDHVLPRITSTVGLHGSPDHDALGEFLASLARIAALAENVREVLPAHEHRFTGLDLRVADLLAHHEERLTATHRAVATHPGRSAWQVAQHLEWSRPWDDIDPIMQRLAAAETLAHLVLLRHRGQLRSTAGPARTWSTASASPGGGPATSARPARS; encoded by the coding sequence GTGCCGCTACCGAACAACCCGCTGCGGTACGTCCTGGTGTACGCCCTCGCTCACGACGACGGGCTGGCGCTCATCGATGCCGGCTGGGACACCGACACGGCCTGGGGCGCGCTGCTCGACGGGATCCGCACGACAGGTCACCAGATCAGCGACGTCACAGCCGTCGTCGCCACCCACGTGCATCCGGACCACTACGGCTTGGCGCACCGCGTTCGGAAGGCCTCCGGCGCCTGGGTCGCCCTGCACCCGGCCGACGCCGAACTGCTCGACGCCGACGCCGACGTCGGCCTGCCGGCACTGGTGGGCGCCGCTCGCGAGCTGTTCGCCAGCGCTGGCGCCCCAGACCTGGAGGTCTCACCTGCGCTCATCGCCAACGCACAGGACTACCTGACACCTGCCGAACCGCCCGATCGATTGCTGAGCGACGGCCAGCAGCTGACGTTCGGGGGGCGCAGCCTGACCGTCATCCACACTCCCGGACACACACCTGGGCACGTGTGCCTGCACGACCGTACGGACGAGCTGCTCTTCACCGGCGACCACGTCCTGCCGCGCATCACCAGCACGGTCGGATTGCACGGCAGCCCCGACCACGACGCGCTCGGGGAGTTCCTGGCCTCGCTCGCCCGCATCGCTGCGCTGGCCGAGAACGTCCGCGAAGTGCTCCCCGCCCACGAGCACCGGTTCACCGGCCTCGACCTCCGAGTGGCGGACCTCCTCGCGCACCATGAGGAACGCCTGACAGCCACCCACCGAGCCGTGGCCACCCATCCCGGCAGGAGCGCCTGGCAGGTGGCGCAGCACCTGGAGTGGTCCCGCCCCTGGGACGACATCGACCCGATCATGCAGCGGCTCGCAGCAGCTGAGACGCTCGCCCACCTGGTCCTGCTGCGACACCGTGGGCAGCTCCGCTCGACGGCCGGCCCAGCCCGGACGTGGAGCACCGCGAGTGCATCCCCCGGCGGCGGTCCCGCGACGTCAGCCCGACCAGCTCGCTCCTGA
- a CDS encoding TetR family transcriptional regulator, producing the protein MTVEPLRLSFRRQVREQALHTAHALTVDKGWSQVRMSEVAAQTGVSRPTLYKEFGDKQGLGEALILRETERFLTGIAQALEQHPTDIAAGVLAAVEYMLAEADASPLLRGILTSARAGDNDALPLLTTRSAPILSAATDTLLVWFRGHVPELDAEDLADSADALARLAVSHLVLPAEDRAGTARRLTRVALRCLRLDPP; encoded by the coding sequence ATGACCGTCGAGCCGCTGCGGCTGAGCTTCCGCCGCCAGGTGCGGGAGCAGGCGCTGCACACCGCTCACGCACTCACCGTCGACAAGGGGTGGTCGCAGGTCCGGATGAGCGAGGTCGCCGCCCAGACCGGGGTGTCCCGGCCGACGCTGTACAAGGAGTTCGGCGACAAGCAGGGCCTCGGCGAAGCGCTCATCCTCCGCGAGACCGAGCGCTTCCTGACCGGCATCGCACAGGCGCTCGAGCAGCACCCGACGGACATCGCCGCCGGGGTCCTCGCCGCGGTGGAGTACATGCTGGCCGAGGCGGATGCCAGCCCGTTGCTGCGCGGGATCCTGACGTCCGCCCGAGCTGGCGACAACGATGCCTTGCCTCTGCTGACCACGCGCTCCGCGCCGATCCTGTCGGCCGCGACCGACACCCTCCTGGTGTGGTTTCGCGGCCACGTCCCTGAACTGGACGCAGAAGACCTCGCCGACAGCGCCGACGCCCTCGCCCGGCTCGCGGTCAGCCACCTCGTCCTTCCGGCGGAAGACCGCGCCGGGACCGCCCGCCGGCTCACACGAGTTGCTCTGCGCTGCCTGCGCCTCGACCCGCCCTGA
- a CDS encoding cytochrome P450, with translation MTTVDHPRTSRPYDARDISSKAFWTQTATEREQTYAVLRAEAPVSWHPPVEDMLMEDPEDRGFWAVTRHADLVEVTKRHDDFLSGEGIVMESMPQELLDAGQGFIAMDPPRHTKIRRLLSSAFTPKQVARINDQIAANARRIVDDLSSKGEADFVTDCAALVPLHNICDMLGIDDEADRAKMSHESQYAGGWNDPELMGDLDPLTRLFEATLYLRELAGKHIEHRRAHPGNDLLTSLVQAEVDGERLTDDEIVSFFGLLTIAGNDTTRQSTSHAMKALTDFPDQRAWLMEDLDGRLPGAVEEMVRWATPIMTFRRTAARDCELNGQQISQGDKVVMFYASANWDTEVFDSPDRFDLSRSPNPHVSFGGGGIHHCLGNQLARTQLRAIWRELLTRLPDIEVSGEPSYTYSTFFHGVNHLPVRFTPAR, from the coding sequence ATGACCACCGTCGACCATCCGCGCACGAGCCGTCCGTACGACGCCCGGGACATTTCCTCCAAGGCGTTCTGGACCCAGACCGCGACCGAGCGGGAGCAGACCTACGCCGTGCTGCGGGCCGAGGCCCCGGTCAGCTGGCACCCGCCGGTCGAGGACATGCTGATGGAGGACCCGGAGGACCGGGGCTTCTGGGCGGTCACCCGGCATGCCGATCTGGTGGAGGTCACCAAGCGGCATGACGACTTCCTGTCCGGCGAGGGCATCGTGATGGAGTCGATGCCGCAGGAGCTGCTGGACGCCGGCCAGGGGTTCATCGCGATGGACCCGCCGCGGCACACCAAGATCCGTCGGCTGCTCAGCTCGGCGTTCACGCCCAAGCAGGTCGCCCGCATCAACGACCAGATCGCCGCGAACGCCCGCCGCATCGTGGACGACCTGTCCTCCAAGGGCGAGGCCGACTTCGTGACCGACTGCGCCGCGCTGGTCCCGCTGCACAACATCTGCGACATGCTGGGCATCGACGACGAGGCCGACCGCGCCAAGATGTCGCACGAGTCGCAGTACGCCGGTGGCTGGAACGACCCAGAGCTCATGGGGGACCTGGACCCGCTCACCCGGTTGTTCGAGGCGACGCTCTACCTGCGCGAGCTGGCCGGCAAGCACATCGAGCACCGACGCGCCCACCCGGGCAACGACCTGCTGACCAGCCTGGTGCAGGCAGAGGTGGACGGCGAGCGGCTCACCGACGACGAGATCGTCTCGTTCTTCGGGCTGCTGACGATCGCCGGCAACGACACCACCCGGCAGAGCACCAGTCACGCGATGAAGGCCCTGACCGACTTCCCGGACCAGCGGGCGTGGTTGATGGAGGATCTCGACGGGCGACTGCCCGGAGCGGTCGAGGAGATGGTCCGCTGGGCCACGCCGATCATGACGTTCCGGCGCACCGCGGCGCGGGACTGCGAGCTGAACGGCCAGCAGATCAGTCAGGGCGACAAGGTCGTGATGTTCTACGCCTCCGCCAACTGGGACACCGAGGTCTTCGACTCCCCCGACCGCTTCGACCTCTCGCGCAGCCCCAACCCGCACGTCTCCTTCGGCGGCGGCGGCATCCACCACTGCCTGGGCAACCAGCTCGCCCGCACCCAGCTCCGCGCCATCTGGCGCGAGCTGCTCACCCGGCTGCCCGACATCGAGGTGTCCGGCGAGCCGTCCTATACCTACAGCACCTTCTTCCACGGCGTGAACCACCTGCCGGTGCGCTTCACCCCGGCCCGCTGA
- a CDS encoding ferredoxin, which yields MKIVLDESKCSSLGMCESVAPEVFEVGDDGALNVLNATPSEDQRALMEEAVAACPTSALSIED from the coding sequence ATGAAGATCGTGCTGGACGAGAGCAAGTGCTCCTCTCTGGGGATGTGCGAGTCCGTCGCCCCGGAGGTCTTCGAGGTCGGCGACGACGGCGCGCTCAACGTGCTGAACGCGACCCCGTCCGAGGACCAGCGGGCGCTGATGGAGGAGGCCGTTGCGGCCTGCCCGACCAGCGCCCTGAGCATCGAGGACTGA
- a CDS encoding FAD-dependent oxidoreductase, with amino-acid sequence MTEQPAFVVVGASLAGLRAVEAARKSGYTGPLVLVGAEEHLPYDRPPLSKAFLDPGDPPPVPQHRTDEQLRELDVELRLGSAATGLDTSAREVVLADGKRLRYAQLVIATGAQARQLPGEQLPGVHTLRTVDDARAIRSAMDSGCRTVVVGGGFIGSEVASAARKRDLPVTVLEAAPMPLVRAVGEHMAPACAALHARHGTELRCGVAVATLEGDGHVERVVLTDGQVLAADLVVVGIGADPTTGWLQDSGLELDDGIVCDATLRAAEGVYAAGDVARWTNPQFDRVMRLEHWTSAAEQGAAAARNALDPGNATPYSTVPYFWSDWYTDKLQMVGITAADEVHVVGDLDDERWVALYRRGDALVGALALNLPGKIMKYRAMIGRRSAWSDAMSFTAA; translated from the coding sequence GTGACCGAGCAGCCTGCGTTCGTCGTTGTCGGTGCGTCGCTGGCCGGGCTGCGTGCCGTCGAGGCGGCGCGCAAGTCTGGCTACACCGGACCTCTGGTGCTGGTCGGAGCCGAGGAGCACCTGCCCTACGACCGGCCGCCGCTGTCCAAGGCCTTCCTGGACCCCGGCGACCCGCCACCCGTCCCGCAACACCGGACAGACGAGCAACTGCGCGAGCTCGACGTCGAGCTGCGCCTCGGTAGCGCCGCGACCGGGCTCGACACTTCGGCGCGCGAGGTCGTCCTCGCCGACGGGAAGCGGCTGCGCTACGCCCAGCTCGTGATCGCGACCGGGGCGCAGGCGCGGCAGCTGCCGGGCGAGCAGCTTCCGGGCGTGCACACGCTGCGCACCGTCGACGACGCCCGGGCCATCCGGTCCGCGATGGACTCCGGCTGCCGCACCGTCGTGGTCGGCGGCGGGTTCATCGGCTCCGAGGTCGCCTCGGCCGCCCGCAAGCGCGACCTGCCCGTCACCGTCCTGGAAGCCGCCCCGATGCCGCTGGTCCGCGCCGTCGGCGAGCACATGGCACCGGCCTGCGCGGCCCTGCACGCCCGGCACGGCACCGAGCTGCGCTGCGGGGTCGCTGTCGCCACGTTGGAGGGCGACGGCCACGTCGAGCGGGTGGTGCTGACCGACGGGCAGGTGCTGGCGGCGGACCTCGTCGTCGTGGGCATCGGCGCGGACCCGACGACCGGGTGGCTGCAGGACTCCGGGCTCGAGCTCGATGACGGGATCGTGTGCGACGCGACGCTGCGCGCGGCCGAAGGTGTCTACGCGGCGGGCGACGTCGCGCGATGGACCAACCCGCAGTTCGACCGGGTCATGCGGCTGGAGCACTGGACCTCGGCCGCCGAGCAGGGCGCCGCCGCCGCCCGCAACGCGCTCGATCCGGGCAACGCCACCCCGTACAGCACGGTGCCGTACTTCTGGTCCGACTGGTACACCGACAAGCTCCAGATGGTCGGCATCACCGCCGCGGACGAGGTGCACGTGGTCGGCGACCTTGACGACGAGCGGTGGGTCGCGCTGTACCGACGCGGCGACGCCCTCGTCGGCGCGCTGGCCCTCAACCTCCCCGGCAAGATCATGAAGTACCGGGCGATGATCGGCCGCCGGTCCGCCTGGAGCGACGCGATGTCCTTCACCGCCGCATGA
- a CDS encoding ISL3 family transposase, translating into MRSATVWARPLGVEKTTVERVEYDEQAGVITAHVKPHERERRRCPQCRRRCPAYDRGEGRRRWRALDLGTVVAELEADAPRISGCDHGGLVAAVPWARHHAGHTRFFDDQVAWLAVQTSKTAVTRLMRIAWRTVGAIITRVVADIDASVDRLEGLRRIGIDEISYKKGHRYITVVIDHDSKRLVWAAAGRDKATVRKFFDDLGQERSKLLTHVSADGAEWIADVVKVRAPQAIRCADPFHVVAWATEALDVLRRQAWNEARAIARTEPKGRAGRPRKDGTQASGPRPGHDLAKALKGARYALWKNPENLTETQQTKLDWIATTDPRLHRGYLLKEGLRTVFVLGHSDGPDAGIEALDTWLSWAARCRIPTFVELGRKIRRHRPQIEASIREDLSNALVESTNTKIRVLTRVAFGFHSADALIALAMLSLGGHRPDLPGRT; encoded by the coding sequence GTGCGTTCAGCAACGGTATGGGCTCGGCCGCTCGGGGTCGAGAAGACCACGGTCGAGCGGGTCGAGTACGACGAACAAGCCGGTGTGATCACGGCGCACGTGAAGCCGCATGAGCGGGAACGGCGACGCTGTCCGCAGTGCCGTCGTCGCTGCCCGGCCTATGACCGAGGCGAGGGCCGTCGCCGGTGGCGGGCGCTGGACCTCGGGACGGTCGTGGCGGAACTGGAGGCCGATGCGCCCCGGATCTCGGGCTGCGACCATGGCGGGCTGGTCGCGGCGGTGCCGTGGGCGCGGCATCACGCCGGTCATACTCGCTTCTTCGACGATCAGGTCGCGTGGTTGGCGGTGCAGACCTCCAAGACGGCCGTGACGCGGTTGATGCGGATCGCGTGGCGCACCGTCGGGGCGATCATCACCCGCGTTGTCGCGGACATCGACGCGAGCGTGGACCGGCTCGAGGGGTTGCGCCGGATCGGGATCGATGAGATCAGCTACAAGAAGGGCCACCGCTACATCACCGTCGTGATTGATCATGACAGCAAGCGGCTGGTCTGGGCCGCAGCCGGCCGCGACAAGGCCACGGTCAGGAAGTTCTTCGACGACCTCGGACAGGAGCGCAGCAAGCTCCTCACGCACGTCTCCGCCGACGGAGCGGAGTGGATCGCTGACGTAGTCAAAGTCCGTGCACCGCAGGCGATCCGCTGCGCTGATCCCTTCCATGTCGTGGCGTGGGCGACCGAGGCTCTGGACGTGCTGCGCCGGCAGGCCTGGAACGAGGCCCGGGCGATCGCCAGAACCGAACCGAAGGGACGCGCCGGCCGGCCTCGCAAGGACGGCACCCAAGCGTCCGGACCCCGTCCCGGACACGACCTCGCGAAGGCGCTCAAGGGTGCCCGCTACGCGCTGTGGAAGAACCCGGAGAACCTCACCGAGACGCAGCAGACCAAGCTCGACTGGATCGCCACCACCGACCCCCGGCTGCACCGCGGCTACCTGCTCAAGGAAGGCCTGCGGACCGTGTTCGTCCTGGGCCACAGCGACGGGCCCGACGCCGGGATCGAAGCCCTCGACACGTGGCTGAGTTGGGCGGCCCGCTGCCGCATCCCGACCTTCGTCGAGCTCGGCCGCAAGATCCGCAGACACCGACCCCAGATCGAAGCATCGATCCGCGAGGACCTGTCCAACGCCCTCGTCGAATCGACCAACACCAAGATCCGGGTCCTGACCCGCGTCGCGTTCGGCTTCCACTCCGCCGACGCCCTCATCGCCCTCGCCATGCTCAGCCTCGGCGGCCACCGCCCCGACCTCCCCGGCCGGACATAG
- a CDS encoding CocE/NonD family hydrolase: MRASRRTILGLVTALVAGAAAAPALAAPEPTIRTQVVRSFDGTPIKSTLFLPPGASRTSPVPVVLRTHGWGGAGETAVGTGTLSKLVAAGYAVLTWDARGFGESGGEVHVDKPEYEGRDVTALLDWLARRPEIKKNGPGDPLAGFSGISYAGGIQFSTAAFDDRLDALAPEIAWNDLRYSLFSHGPTKLWSQLLFVAGVTSVTGGVPGGAAGVQTGGYSSGLVTSEVTGLLQNGLTPQADEFFGGSSFGVYGKDNPVAVPTLVMQGSVDTLFNLNEGLANYRQVAATGAPAKFIAFCGGHVSCPASYAKADDRAHLDRAILTWFDRYLRGNSKARTGAAVEYRTNQGVFRSLKQWPTSGGLTATGRGAVTALGVVPGAVTDPAGLLASPGRGLGALTTARVVPAGPTTFSIPITKAGKQPLEVVGTPSASLSVTGMGGADLFLSLVDKESGAVLNLQDVGVRLTGLSADPQELTVDLPAVAYTLPAGHTLELQVTTDSTAHLTQRLPGTADVAVSLRVPTVTPGRAVAK; the protein is encoded by the coding sequence ATGCGCGCCAGCCGCCGCACCATCCTCGGTCTGGTCACGGCGCTCGTGGCCGGCGCGGCCGCCGCGCCCGCTCTCGCCGCTCCGGAACCCACGATCCGCACCCAGGTCGTGCGCTCCTTCGACGGCACGCCGATCAAGAGCACGCTCTTCCTGCCGCCGGGGGCGTCCCGGACGTCGCCGGTCCCGGTGGTGCTGCGCACGCACGGCTGGGGAGGTGCCGGCGAGACCGCCGTGGGCACCGGCACGCTGTCCAAGCTCGTCGCCGCTGGCTACGCGGTGCTCACCTGGGACGCTCGCGGGTTCGGCGAGTCCGGTGGCGAGGTGCACGTCGACAAGCCAGAGTACGAGGGCCGCGACGTGACCGCCCTGCTGGACTGGCTGGCGCGGCGTCCGGAGATCAAGAAGAACGGCCCCGGTGACCCGCTCGCCGGCTTCTCGGGCATCTCCTACGCCGGCGGCATCCAGTTCTCCACCGCCGCGTTCGACGACAGGTTGGACGCGCTGGCTCCGGAGATCGCCTGGAACGACCTGCGCTACTCGCTGTTCAGTCACGGTCCCACGAAGCTGTGGTCGCAGCTGCTGTTCGTCGCCGGAGTCACCTCGGTGACCGGCGGTGTCCCTGGCGGCGCCGCAGGGGTCCAGACCGGCGGCTACTCCAGCGGCCTGGTCACCTCGGAGGTCACCGGGCTGCTGCAGAACGGGTTGACCCCGCAGGCGGACGAGTTCTTCGGCGGCTCCAGCTTCGGGGTCTACGGCAAGGACAACCCGGTGGCCGTGCCGACGCTGGTCATGCAGGGCAGCGTCGACACCCTGTTCAACCTCAACGAGGGCCTGGCCAACTACCGCCAGGTCGCGGCGACCGGCGCCCCGGCGAAGTTCATCGCCTTCTGCGGTGGGCACGTGAGCTGCCCGGCCAGCTACGCCAAGGCCGACGACCGCGCCCACCTGGACCGGGCCATCCTGACCTGGTTCGACCGCTACCTGCGCGGCAACAGCAAGGCCCGCACCGGAGCGGCCGTCGAGTACCGCACGAACCAGGGCGTCTTCCGTTCCCTGAAGCAGTGGCCGACGAGCGGTGGCCTCACCGCGACCGGCCGTGGCGCCGTCACCGCGCTCGGCGTCGTGCCCGGCGCGGTCACCGACCCGGCCGGCCTGCTGGCCTCCCCCGGCCGGGGCCTGGGCGCCCTGACCACCGCGCGGGTCGTCCCGGCCGGGCCGACGACCTTCAGCATCCCGATCACGAAGGCGGGCAAGCAGCCGCTGGAGGTCGTGGGCACCCCGTCGGCCTCTCTCTCGGTCACCGGTATGGGCGGCGCCGACCTGTTCCTGTCGCTGGTGGACAAGGAGTCCGGCGCGGTGCTCAACCTGCAGGACGTCGGGGTGCGGCTAACGGGCCTGTCGGCCGACCCGCAGGAGCTGACCGTCGACCTGCCCGCGGTGGCCTACACCCTGCCGGCCGGCCACACGTTGGAGCTGCAGGTCACCACCGACAGCACGGCGCACCTCACCCAGCGGCTCCCGGGCACTGCGGACGTGGCCGTGAGCCTGCGGGTCCCGACCGTCACCCCCGGCCGGGCGGTCGCGAAATAG
- a CDS encoding acyl-CoA dehydrogenase family protein, with protein sequence MRFTEEHSAFRKVVRDVVEREITPHVDDWERDGTFPAHDLFPKLGELGLLGLEYDPEYGGQGADHLYTVILCEELTRAGAAGIPMAIGVQTCMATPSLHEFGSDDLKRRYLAPAIAGTQVCSIAVTEAGAGSDVASIRTRAVRDGDEWVINGSKLYITNGTQADWLCLLARTSDDGGYRGMSQIVVETATPGLAVSRKLDKLGNRSSDTAELSFVDVRVPVANTIGVEGRGFQQQMSQFVVERMFAAYGVPTSVRRALRRTSDYLKEREVFGKPLMSNQYLAFRLAELSAQADLLQAQNYACAEAYMAGEDTTRLATVAKLVSGRLIREVADTCLQFHGGVGYMEETWTSRFFRDSRLLSIGGGADEVMLQVLAKLDGFDA encoded by the coding sequence GTGCGCTTCACCGAGGAGCACTCCGCCTTCCGCAAGGTCGTGCGCGACGTGGTGGAGCGCGAGATCACGCCGCACGTCGACGACTGGGAGCGGGACGGCACGTTCCCCGCCCACGACCTGTTTCCCAAGCTGGGTGAGCTGGGACTGCTCGGGCTGGAGTACGACCCGGAGTACGGCGGCCAGGGTGCCGATCACCTCTACACCGTGATCCTGTGCGAGGAGCTCACCCGGGCGGGGGCGGCCGGCATCCCGATGGCCATCGGGGTGCAGACCTGCATGGCCACGCCGTCGCTGCACGAGTTCGGCAGCGACGACCTCAAGCGGCGCTACCTCGCGCCTGCCATCGCCGGCACGCAGGTCTGCTCGATCGCGGTCACCGAGGCCGGTGCCGGCTCCGATGTCGCCTCCATCCGCACCCGCGCGGTCCGGGACGGCGACGAGTGGGTCATCAACGGCAGCAAGCTCTACATCACCAACGGCACGCAGGCCGACTGGCTGTGCCTGCTGGCCCGGACCTCCGACGACGGTGGCTACCGCGGGATGTCGCAGATCGTCGTGGAGACCGCCACGCCCGGGCTCGCCGTCTCCCGCAAGCTGGACAAGCTGGGCAACCGCTCGTCCGACACCGCGGAGCTCTCATTCGTGGATGTCCGGGTGCCGGTGGCGAACACCATCGGCGTCGAGGGACGCGGCTTCCAGCAGCAGATGTCGCAGTTCGTCGTCGAGCGCATGTTCGCCGCATACGGGGTGCCCACGTCGGTCCGGAGGGCGCTGCGCCGGACCAGCGACTACCTCAAGGAGCGGGAGGTGTTCGGCAAGCCGCTGATGAGCAACCAGTACCTCGCCTTCCGCCTGGCCGAGCTCTCCGCGCAGGCCGACCTGCTGCAGGCACAGAACTACGCGTGCGCCGAGGCGTACATGGCCGGTGAGGACACCACCCGGCTGGCGACGGTGGCCAAGCTCGTCTCCGGCCGGCTGATCCGCGAGGTCGCCGACACCTGCCTGCAGTTCCACGGCGGCGTCGGCTACATGGAGGAGACCTGGACGTCGCGGTTCTTCCGCGACAGCCGCCTGCTGTCGATCGGCGGTGGCGCGGATGAGGTGATGCTCCAGGTGCTCGCCAAGCTCGACGGCTTCGACGCGTGA
- a CDS encoding TetR/AcrR family transcriptional regulator, whose translation MTLKTVRRTQAERSATTQRLLLDATVACLVELGYGGTTTSAVAERAGVSRGAQLHHYGTRQRLMGAAVEHLAARRLEWVQDKAGRLPDDSTRPRRALDLLSEALSGPLYAATLELYVAARVDSALHEALVPVEQQLTRELRRLCREYVSDDPVLVQLTLDLLLGRGVGSLLSPVRPQRQRQLLDAWAGVVAARGRS comes from the coding sequence ATGACTCTGAAGACGGTGCGGCGGACGCAGGCGGAGCGCTCAGCCACGACGCAGCGCCTGCTGCTGGACGCCACGGTGGCCTGCCTGGTCGAGCTGGGCTACGGCGGCACGACGACCTCTGCGGTGGCCGAACGGGCGGGAGTCTCGCGCGGCGCGCAGCTGCACCACTACGGCACGCGCCAGCGCCTGATGGGCGCGGCGGTGGAGCACCTGGCAGCCCGCCGACTGGAGTGGGTGCAGGACAAGGCCGGCCGCCTGCCCGACGACAGCACCCGCCCGCGCCGGGCGCTCGACCTGCTCTCCGAGGCTTTGTCGGGGCCGCTGTACGCCGCGACGCTGGAGCTGTACGTCGCCGCCCGCGTGGACAGCGCCCTCCACGAGGCGCTGGTGCCCGTCGAGCAGCAGCTCACGAGGGAGCTGCGCCGCCTCTGCCGGGAGTACGTCAGTGACGACCCGGTGCTGGTGCAGTTGACGTTGGACCTCCTGCTCGGTCGAGGCGTCGGCTCGCTGCTCAGCCCGGTCCGTCCGCAACGACAGCGGCAGCTGCTGGACGCCTGGGCCGGCGTCGTGGCGGCGCGAGGTCGGTCGTGA
- a CDS encoding PaaI family thioesterase — MASDPIVQQWAQGFSASSAVSGEPGDRLPAHHPQCVGCGPDNPHGHHMQVWRDGDRVRTRQVFDPRHVGAPGIAHGGAVATVLDDLFGFVLYIVGDLAVTRHLEVGYLAPVLLGVPYLLEAGLDRREGRKLFVSGRGVDQDGALVVEAKAVFIVVELGHFSRGAAS; from the coding sequence ATGGCGTCTGACCCGATCGTGCAGCAGTGGGCGCAGGGCTTCTCGGCCTCCTCTGCGGTGTCCGGAGAGCCGGGGGACCGGCTACCGGCACACCACCCGCAGTGCGTGGGCTGCGGACCGGACAACCCGCACGGTCACCACATGCAGGTCTGGCGGGACGGAGACCGGGTGCGGACCCGCCAGGTGTTCGACCCCCGACACGTCGGCGCTCCCGGAATCGCACACGGTGGCGCGGTCGCCACGGTGCTGGACGACCTGTTCGGCTTCGTGCTGTACATCGTCGGCGACCTCGCGGTCACCCGGCACCTGGAGGTCGGGTACCTAGCGCCGGTGCTCCTCGGAGTGCCGTACCTGCTGGAGGCCGGCCTGGACCGGCGTGAGGGTCGCAAGCTGTTCGTCTCGGGCCGAGGGGTGGACCAGGACGGAGCGTTGGTGGTCGAGGCGAAGGCGGTGTTCATCGTGGTGGAGCTGGGACACTTCTCCAGAGGGGCTGCCTCGTGA
- a CDS encoding BtrH N-terminal domain-containing protein, translating into MSHVLLDYRHRSAGHCGSGALRDLMDWAGLGWGGPPAEGLVFGLGGGLDFSYLRVPGLVPPVYLVGRGGDLEVDLLGRLGARVDLRRTDDPVLGWQWVRDELDAGRPVMVWADIAELPYLRVRLQMSRHDIVVVGYDDDEQIAYVVDNDRDDVQQVPYDALARARSSRAFPMPTRHATFVVEWPSEPPDLGATAAEAFAASALSLRSGGPDLVDPTLLPGGSVMGTGLDGVQLFADDVARWSELWDDETLTSALRALPVFVEKAGTGGGLFRRLQAAACHDVASRTGSHAVRVAAEAYDRCSAAWSELGAAAVSPASLTRRARDAAAVAQSLPSLERVAADALQVAADDLQHQR; encoded by the coding sequence GTGAGTCACGTGCTGCTGGACTACCGGCACCGCAGCGCCGGTCACTGCGGCTCCGGGGCTCTTCGCGACCTGATGGACTGGGCCGGGCTGGGCTGGGGCGGGCCACCGGCCGAAGGGCTGGTGTTCGGCCTGGGAGGCGGGCTCGACTTCTCCTACCTGCGCGTCCCGGGGCTCGTCCCGCCCGTGTACCTGGTCGGTCGCGGCGGTGACCTGGAGGTCGACCTGCTTGGGCGCCTGGGTGCGAGGGTCGACCTGCGCCGTACGGACGACCCGGTCCTCGGATGGCAGTGGGTGCGCGATGAGCTGGACGCCGGTCGGCCGGTGATGGTCTGGGCCGACATCGCCGAGCTGCCCTATCTGCGTGTGCGGCTGCAGATGAGCCGGCACGACATCGTGGTCGTCGGCTACGACGACGACGAGCAGATCGCGTACGTCGTCGACAACGACCGCGACGACGTGCAGCAGGTGCCGTACGACGCGCTCGCTCGCGCCCGCAGCTCCAGAGCGTTCCCGATGCCCACCCGCCACGCGACGTTCGTCGTCGAGTGGCCGAGCGAGCCGCCCGACCTCGGCGCCACCGCTGCCGAGGCGTTCGCGGCCTCCGCCCTCTCTTTGCGCAGCGGCGGCCCCGACCTGGTCGATCCGACGCTGCTGCCGGGCGGCTCGGTGATGGGCACCGGCCTCGACGGCGTCCAGCTGTTCGCTGACGACGTCGCCCGCTGGTCCGAGCTGTGGGACGACGAGACCCTGACCTCGGCGCTGCGCGCGCTGCCGGTCTTCGTCGAGAAGGCCGGGACGGGCGGCGGGCTCTTCCGACGGCTCCAGGCAGCGGCCTGCCACGACGTCGCGAGCCGGACCGGCAGTCACGCCGTCCGGGTCGCCGCGGAGGCCTACGACCGGTGCTCCGCGGCGTGGAGTGAGCTCGGCGCCGCGGCTGTGTCACCCGCTTCGCTGACCAGGCGCGCGCGTGATGCCGCTGCGGTGGCGCAGTCGCTGCCTTCGCTCGAGCGCGTCGCGGCGGACGCTCTGCAGGTCGCAGCCGACGATCTCCAGCACCAGCGGTGA